From Alteromonas sp. BL110:
GAAAGCGGCCATCGAAGAGATTTTGGCTGAAACCTTGCCGCTAGGAATGACCTACGAGTGGACAGAGTTAACCTATCAGCAAATATTAGCCGGTAATGCATCAGCTTTTGTATTCCCACTGGTTGTGCTTCTCGTGTTCTTAGTGCTAGCTGCACAGTATGAAAGCCTTCGTTTACCACTGGCAATTATATTGATTGTTCCTATGACCTTATTGAGCGCCCTTATTGGTGTTCAGATTTACGGTGGTGACAACAATATCTTTACCCAAATTGGTCTAATTGTATTGGTCGGTCTTGCTACAAAGAACGCCATTCTTATTGTCGAGTTTGCTAAAGAGCTGCAGGACAGCGGCATGGATGCGCTTTCGGCAATTAAAGAGGCAAGCCGCTTACGTTTACGTCCAATTTTAATGACATCAATTGCCTTTATCATGGGGGTATTACCTATGGTTATCTCTACTGGAGCGGGTGCAGAAATGCGTCAAGCCATGGGCGTGGCGGTATTCTCAGGCATGATAGGTGTTACCGTATTTGGACTTATCTTAACCCCGGTATTTTATTACCTCATACAGCGTAAAGGTTAACTCTCCCGTCTACCCAAGCGTTGCCCTCTTAAGGGGCTCTTTAGGCCACTCATTTGAGTGGCCTCTTTTTTGCCACCATTGGTCAGTATTCATCTCGTTTTGTAAAACTGAAAAGTTTATATTTGCTTATATCCTTAGGATTAATTGAAAAGCACAGTAGACAGAACGGAGTTTCAAATGAAAATAGGTGCGGCAATAGTAATGGCGCTGGGCATGGTGGTAGCGGTGTCTTTGCTCGGCGTTCAGGTATCTTCATCAATGAATGATATGCAAACGTGGGATAGGGTGGTTACGGTGAAAGGGCTATCCGAGCGCGAATATATCGCTGACCAAGTCATTTGGCCTATCCAGTTTGTCGATGCAGGCAACGACCTACCTCAGCTATATGATCATATCGAGAAAAATAGCCTTCAAGTGTCTCGCTTTTTAAAAGAGAAAGGTATTCCCGCTGAGAGCATTACTATTGGAAAGCCCGAAATAAACGACAAATTAGCACAGCAATATGGAAGTAGTGAAAAAGCGCCATTTCGCTACAGCGCTATCCAAACAGTAACCGTCTTTTCCAATGAGGTTGAAAAGGTG
This genomic window contains:
- a CDS encoding SIMPL domain-containing protein, whose protein sequence is MKIGAAIVMALGMVVAVSLLGVQVSSSMNDMQTWDRVVTVKGLSEREYIADQVIWPIQFVDAGNDLPQLYDHIEKNSLQVSRFLKEKGIPAESITIGKPEINDKLAQQYGSSEKAPFRYSAIQTVTVFSNEVEKVRDLMQQIGELIKTGIVLSEQSYRAQPDYVFTRLNEVKPGMIEEATLNAREVAEKFAKDSKSTLGKIKRANQGQFSISSRDSHHPHIKKVRVVSTIQYTLVD